From Lathamus discolor isolate bLatDis1 chromosome 24, bLatDis1.hap1, whole genome shotgun sequence:
CGCTCCAGTGTCCCATGGCCACAGAACACCAGGCGCCCATTGCCTGGCGCATGCTGCTTCTGCGGAGGCGGGGCACAGACACCCTCTATGTGCATCCCTGTGCTGTCTCCCACATCCCCACTGAACCCCAGCTCCCCCGTGTTCCTTGATGCCTGGGTCCCTTCTGACCCCCCTCTCTGGGCACCCAGACCCCTGGATTTTGGGGTTATCACCCCACACATCCCAAAGGTCCCCCCCAACCCAATCCCTGTGTGCCCCCAGGCCCCAAACCTCCAAGCCCCAACCTCAGCCAGATGCTTGGATCCTCACAAACCCCCACATCCCCCACCCCAGGGTTCCACCCAAACCCCTTCCCCAAGCCTTGGTCTCCCCAAATCCCCCCCTGGTCCCCCCCACATCCCCTTGTACCTGGATGCCATAGCCAGGCCCTGGGGCAAACACCTCGCTACCAACCACCCCTGAGAGGTTCTGGGGAGGTCCCCACGAGCGGCCGCCATCACGACTGCGCAagaggtgggtgctgggggggccACAGGCTTGGGGGGGGTGGGCACAGCgggcaaacagcagcagcacctcatCCCCCACCACCGCCAGGGCCCCCAGGTTCAGCCCATCCGCTGCCGAGCCATCATCTGCAGCCACCCGCGTTGGGCCCCATGTTGCTCCTGGGGGGAAAGATGGGCCCCCCGAGCCCCATGATCCCCCAAGGTCTCAAAATTCTCCAGGGGACCCGAAGCACCCCGAGAACCCCCCCAGGGAGCTCTCAGTCCCCCTCACCCATGACCTCTCCAACACCCCCCAGGGCCCCCTTAGGAACCCCCAGAACTCCCCACGGATGTCTCAGACCAGCCAAATCTCCTTCAGGCCCCCTCCCAGGAACCTCTTAGACCTCCCACCGAATCGCCATGAACCCACCCGAGACCCCATAACCCCCCTGTCTCCCCCATAACCCACCCTCTGACCCCTTTGACCCTGCCAATACCCCAATGTCCCTCTATAGCCGCCAAtactcctccttccccccacaTTAACGCCCTCCCAACCAGTCCAAAACTTCTCTTTCCCCACCACCATTCCCCCACAGACCCCTAAaatccccctccctccctcccaagAAGGGCCCCCCCGACCCACTTGCAcacccccctcaccccccctaGTCCTCTCCGTGTCCCCAGCCCCACCTCCATCGGGGGAGTGGCGGCAGGCGATGAACTTGGCCCCCACGTCGGCGGCCGAGCGCTTCCGGCCCTCGGCGCAGGCCACCAGCGCTCCCCCGCGGGTGGCGGCCACCAGCGGCACCCGGAACGTGTGGACCCCCCCGTGCCCCTCCCCGCTcacccacagcagctgctcCCGCACCACCCGCGGCCGCACCTGGGGGGGCAAATGGGGTCAGAGAGGACCCTAATGCAGAGCGCGAGGGGTTAAAAGGGCAACAGGGGGTGTTGGGGTTCGGGGGGGGCCGTCGGGGTGTGCTGGGGTATTGGGGGGAtgaagggaggggaaagaagttTTAGAGGGGCCGGAGGGCATTAATTGGGTAAAGAGGGGTGCTGGGGGCCACGGGGGGGTCCTGGGGGAGCAATTACGACGGACAAAGCGGCGTTGCAGGACCCCAGGATGTGGGCGGGGCACGGGGGGGTGTGGGCGGGTCCTGTCGCAGCCCCACTCCCACCCCCCGGTACCGTGTCGGGGGTCGCGACCCAGCGCGCGGCGGCGCCGACAGTCAAGAGCAGACCCGCGAGGAGCCGGCCCGCGCCCATTGCGGCCCCTTTAAGGCTCTGCTGGAGTCACATGACACCGCCCCCAGGGGGCGGGGAACAAGCATTAAAGAGGGAACACCCGGCTGGGCGAGAGGTCCCGAGCCTTAAAACGGCAACGGCCGGAGGGAGGCGGGGTAGAGCAGAGCCTTAAACCGGCTGAGTTGGGAGCGTTTACACAGGACTGGGTTTAGGTGGTTTACCCAGAATTTAATTGAAATTATGTGTCTAGAGACTGCAAATGCAAAGGAATAAGGGAGACCCACTTAGGCACGAGGttctgccctgggttcagcagtagcagtcatttttctccttgttagtagctggtgcagcgctgtgctttgactttaggcctgggaacagatctggtaacacaaatgtttggtccggccaaggactttgtgagcctcctgctctgccagggaggaggggaggccgggaggaagcagagacaggacacctgacccacactgaccaaagaggtatccataccgcagcacatcatgcccagggtgtaacggagagtgaccccggaagggctgggactgcagggttggacgaggtatcagtcagtgcttggttgggtggggtagggcgagttattggtcggctggtgttgaggtgttgtattctttcctcttgtcatttcctttatcattactagtattggtggtagcagtagtgatttgtgctaTGCCTTGGTTACCAAgctgttcctatctcaacctgtgggagttgcattcttttcgattctcctctccgtccctttgggagtagggggagggcaagaaggggggggagtgagagagtgactgtgtgatttatggatgactttacTTAAACCCCAGCAGTTTCACACTAGACCCCTTTGCTTCCTAAACCCCTGACAGAGCCTAGGTGCTGCTGGACCTAGTCCCAGTCTTGGGACGCTCCCCCGGGCTCTTGGTGCTCTCCCAGGCTTAAGGCTCAGGGATACAGCAGACTGAACAAGCAGCTCAGTGAGCTGGTTCCAGGGGAGCACCTCAATGTTGTCAGTGCCAGGCGAGCATTCCACTGCTGTCGGTTCTAGAAGAGCATCCCGCCCTTGTCCGTTCTAGAGGAGCATCCTGCTGTTGTTGCCAGGGCAGCATCCCTCTGTTGTCAGTACCAGGGTAGCATCCCTCTGTTGTTGGTACCAGGGTAGCATCCCTGTTGTCAGCACCAGGGGAGCATCCCTCTGCTGCTGGTACCAGGGCAGCATCTCTCTGTTGTCAGTACCAGGGCAGCACCTCTCTGTTGTCAGTACCAGGGCAGCCATCCTGCTGCCATCAGGACGGGGGCCATGGAGCCAGGGGAGGCCCCTGGGAGAGAGCGCTGGGCGGGCGCAGAGGCACGCAGGAGGCAGAAGCCACCCAACACGAGTGAGATCCCTTCCACTCCACTCCCGGCCAGGGCTGCCCGTGGGCACCGGGAGGGGGCCGGGCTGACgcctccctccccacccagccctgcagcgAGCGGTGGTCTCGCTGCTGCCGGCCCCGTGCAGCCAGTTCCTCTGGAGCCGGCCGGAGCAGCACCGCTGCAGCAAGTTCTTCCTGGGCGCCAGCATCGGGACCCTCCTTGGCCTTGGTGAGCACTCCCGGTGCCAGGTGTGGTGGGGAGCTGGGGGTACCAGGGGCTCAGGGAGCGTCCGCTGCTGTTCCAGGGCTCTGCCAGCTCTTTGTCATCCCCATGAACATCACAGAGATGCGTAAGGTGCAGCTCTCCTATGGGCTGGCAGGTGAGGACAGGGCCAGGAGGAACTTTTTGGGGTGATGGGCACCAGTGGGAGCCCTGGGGGAGGGATCTAGATGGGACCATGGGGACAGCTCCATGCTCCCACAGGAGTGACTGCCTTGGGCTGGGGCACATCCCCCCACTTCCGCTGTGCCAGCCTGCTAGTGGTCCCCAAATTCTTCGGCAAGGAGGGACGGGTCTACGTCCTCTCCCTTGTCCTCGCTGCCATCTACAACGGTAGGTTGCCCCCTGCATCCCTGTCACCCCCATAGGGTCCCAAGGGTTCTGAGCCCCCATTTGCTGGTGCCAGGGCCCGTGGCCAACATCTGGCACAACCTGGAGGAGGTGACACGCTCGCTGGGCTGCGTGGCGGAGCTGCAGGTCAACCACAGCCGCATGCTGTGGCACGTGTCCACAGCGCCCCTGCGCAAGGTGATGGAGGACATGGCGGTGAGGCAGGGTGTTGGGGTGGGCCAGAGGGGGGGCTGCACGGAGTGGGGTCAAACCTCTGTGTGTCCCCCATACGGCAGCGGAGCGGGCAGATGCTGAACTCTGAGGTGCAGAACATTTCACATGCCTTTGTGGGGCTCAATGAGGAGGTGGCCAGCGAGGCTGGGTACGACCTGTGGCAGTCCCAGCGTGCCAAGCCCCAGctggcacccagcacccagcagctcTATGAGACCAAGACCAAACTGCGCTGCAATagtgaggagggaagggagctgCACCCCTGGCACCAGCCTCACCAGGCACCACACGTGGTGTCTGGGATGGTGGGGCTGCGGCTGCATCAGCTCAGGCTCCTGCCCATCAGATGTGATCGAGCTGGGCATGCAGCACTGCCGGGACTGGTTTGATACCAAGTACGATGCTTGCATGGAGCGGATATTCGTGCCCCTCATCAACCACCTCCTCTGCCTGCCCATGAAGTTCAAGTTCCTCTGCCACATTGTGAAGGGTGGGTAGCATAGGGGACCCCTGCCCTGGTCACCCTGAGTTGAGGCAATGCCAGCATCGTCCTCACTGTGTCCCACAGTTATGAATAGCTGGTGCAGGGACAAGATCCCTGTGGAGGGCAACTTCGGGCAAACATACGACATGATGAACAACTCAGTCAGCAACCTCAGCCAGGAGTTCAGTGCCAGCGTGGTCTTCCAGGTGGGTGCCATGTCCCCTCAGCATGGGGCCAGGCTGGGATGGGACCTGGCCAGACCCACAgcccctgtgctgcaggaggagcaccGCGAGATGCTGTCAGTCACCACCAACGTGTCCGCAGAGCAGCTGATGGAGGAAGTGACCTCACACTTCCAGGAGTACAGTGCCCGCCTGGGCCAGACTTTCTCCATCTTCCGCCTGGTGCTCTCCTTCTCCTTCATCCTCGTCTTCATCACGTGAGCCCTGGCATGGGAGGGCGTGTGGGGTTCAGGCACAGAGAGGCAGGGTCTTCTTTTGGCAGCAGGTCTGAGGTGGGGGGAAAGGCATGAAGACAAGGGGGAGGGGTCCTAAAGGGGGAGGTCCTAGACAGCCAGTCCCTGGACCCCCCCTTCTCTTGCCAGAGCTTTCTCCTACACCAAGCAGTATTGTCAGGACATCTCCTATGACAACCTCTACATCACCACCTACTTCCGTCAGATCGATGCGCGCCGCAGGAAGGAGGTGAGGGGGGTGCAGGTGGCCCTGAGCCAGggccaggggctgcaggggctgtgctgagctggcCCGGCCCCTTTGCCAGTGCAAGCGgacgctgctgccgctgctccGTGCGGAGGCCTCGGCCTTCATCTTCCCGTGCTGGCCCATGGTGCAACCGCTGGAGCTGCAGAACATGGTGAGGGGTCGGGGGGGGGTGACACGACGCAAGGTGGGTCAGCTgcggggtgctgcaggacaggctACAGCAGACGCTGCTCCCCacaggtgctggagctgctggagtgcaTCCCACccctgctcttcctcctgctggCCTGCACCATGGACCACGTGCTGGTCAGCATGCTCAGCACCATCCGGCAGCACTCCTTCACACAGTACTCCTTCCACAGTAAGCCCACAAGCCCACCGTGCCCACAGCAATGCAAGGGGAGGggggtgcgtgtgtgtgtgtccctccACAGCTTCACGtgctccctgctcccacaggCAGCCACCACTTGTCCATCCACGTTATGGGCAGGTCCCTGATGGCGCGGCTCCTGCGGAGCACCATCGGTGCCCTCAACACCTCCTCCGACACCCTGCTGGAGACGTCCAACTTGGGTGAGCCCCCCCCAGGGGATGGACCCCCCATGCCCATCACAGCTCCATAGCCTGAGCAGGGGGCTCAGCACCACCGCATGTCCCCAGTGTGCCTGCCACAGCCACGCAGCATGAGCCAGCACCAGTACCTGAGCAGCTGCCTGCCCCTGGCcatgctggcactgctctgcctggCCCAGGTCTACACATACCGCCTGCGCCGTGTCATCGCCGCCTTCTACTTCCCCAAGGTGAATGGCAGGCCCTCAGTGGCAGGGCATATTTTGGGGTGAGCCCATAACCTTGACCATAACCTTGGGGTGGGCTCATGATGTTGGCAGCGGGAGAAGAGACGCGTGCTCTACCTCTACaacaagctgctgcagcagcgccTGGACTTCATCCAGCGGCAGCGGAAGCGCATTGTCcagcgggcacagcagcccccaGGACTGGTGAGTGGGGCTTCACTGTTCCCCCCCCCGACCCCAGGGTTCCGCTCCGCCATGgagcctgcagctcagccccacacgGTTCCATCCCTAGGGCACAGCGCTGGTGCGCTGGTGCTGCCGACACTGGCCCTGCCTGAGCCGCTGGATGCGCCGGAGCTGCACAGTGTGCGGGGTGCGTGTGGGGCCCCTGGAACCCACCTGCCCCGCGCCGGCCTGCGCGGCCCAGTActgcctgcagtgctggcaCGAGGCGGGACGTGTCTGCCTGGCCTGCACCCCCCCGGAGCCCAGCCTCGATGCCGACAGCAGCGACGAGGGCGCGGGGTACATGGGCTGAGGGCATGAGGCAATAAAGTACGTGAGACCCCCCTTGTGTGCAGCAAGTGGGGTCCAGAGGagagaggggggaaaggggctggaaaggggaccttaaagctcatccagttccaagcccttCCATCCCCTTCTGTTAGCCCGTTTCCCCCTTTCCCTTAGCCTTTCTCACCTCACCACTCCCTTGCTCACCAGAGACAACAGGAGCAACATAAACTTGACCCTAAAGGGGAAGTCTCACCCTAAAGGCAATGGAGGAGCATATGAGCTTGGCATCACTTTCAAGCCACCCTGG
This genomic window contains:
- the NEU1 gene encoding sialidase-1 isoform X2, with amino-acid sequence MGAGRLLAGLLLTVGAAARWVATPDTVRPRVVREQLLWVSGEGHGGVHTFRVPLVAATRGGALVACAEGRKRSAADVGAKFIACRHSPDGGATWGPTRVAADDGSAADGLNLGALAVVGDEVLLLFARCAHPPQACGPPSTHLLRSRDGGRSWGPPQNLSGVVGSEVFAPGPGYGIQKQHAPGNGRLVFCGHGTLERDGVSLLLSDDGGLRWRRGGSLPAIPFGAPRHPRDFTPDECQPYELPDGSIAVNIRNQNSYRCRCRMVARSWDGGETLPPAAVTFDPALVDPAVAAGVLVTGDLVFFSNPAHESQREWERGELDPALELHQWHHVVGAWPAGVGGAQWVLFDGGPTPWCSGTRPFLLPRL
- the NEU1 gene encoding sialidase-1 isoform X1, whose amino-acid sequence is MGAGRLLAGLLLTVGAAARWVATPDTVRPRVVREQLLWVSGEGHGGVHTFRVPLVAATRGGALVACAEGRKRSAADVGAKFIACRHSPDGGATWGPTRVAADDGSAADGLNLGALAVVGDEVLLLFARCAHPPQACGPPSTHLLRSRDGGRSWGPPQNLSGVVGSEVFAPGPGYGIQKQHAPGNGRLVFCGHGTLERDGVSLLLSDDGGLRWRRGGSLPAIPFGAPRHPRDFTPDECQPYELPDGSIAVNIRNQNSYRCRCRMVARSWDGGETLPPAAVTFDPALVDPAVAAGVLVTGDLVFFSNPAHESQRVNLTLRWSFTNGTTWWGHGLQVWAGPSGYSSMAAPPPGAQGPAPFFYLVYEKGQTLSTETISLATISIAGDP
- the NEU1 gene encoding sialidase-1 isoform X3, translating into MGAGRLLAGLLLTVGAAARWVATPDTVRPRVVREQLLWVSGEGHGGVHTFRVPLVAATRGGALVACAEGRKRSAADVGAKFIACRHSPDGGATWGPTRVAADDGSAADGLNLGALAVVGDEVLLLFARCAHPPQACGPPSTHLLRSRDGGRSWGPPQNLSGVVGSEVFAPGPGYGIQPYELPDGSIAVNIRNQNSYRCRCRMVARSWDGGETLPPAAVTFDPALVDPAVAAGVLVTGDLVFFSNPAHESQRVNLTLRWSFTNGTTWWGHGLQVWAGPSGYSSMAAPPPGAQGPAPFFYLVYEKGQTLSTETISLATISIAGDP
- the DCST1 gene encoding E3 ubiquitin-protein ligase DCST1 isoform X2 codes for the protein MEPGEAPGRERWAGAEARRRQKPPNTTLQRAVVSLLPAPCSQFLWSRPEQHRCSKFFLGASIGTLLGLGLCQLFVIPMNITEMRKVQLSYGLAGVTALGWGTSPHFRCASLLVVPKFFGKEGRVYVLSLVLAAIYNGPVANIWHNLEEVTRSLGCVAELQVNHSRMLWHVSTAPLRKVMEDMARSGQMLNSEVQNISHAFVGLNEEVASEAGYDLWQSQRAKPQLAPSTQQLYETKTKLRCNNVIELGMQHCRDWFDTKYDACMERIFVPLINHLLCLPMKFKFLCHIVKVMNSWCRDKIPVEGNFGQTYDMMNNSVSNLSQEFSASVVFQEEHREMLSVTTNVSAEQLMEEVTSHFQEYSARLGQTFSIFRLVLSFSFILVFITAFSYTKQYCQDISYDNLYITTYFRQIDARRRKECKRTLLPLLRAEASAFIFPCWPMVQPLELQNMVLELLECIPPLLFLLLACTMDHVLVSMLSTIRQHSFTQYSFHSSHHLSIHVMGRSLMARLLRSTIGALNTSSDTLLETSNLVCLPQPRSMSQHQYLSSCLPLAMLALLCLAQVYTYRLRRVIAAFYFPKREKRRVLYLYNKLLQQRLDFIQRQRKRIVQRAQQPPGLGTALVRWCCRHWPCLSRWMRRSCTVCGVRVGPLEPTCPAPACAAQYCLQCWHEAGRVCLACTPPEPSLDADSSDEGAGYMG
- the DCST1 gene encoding E3 ubiquitin-protein ligase DCST1 isoform X3 yields the protein MEPGEAPGRERWAGAEARRRQKPPNTTLQRAVVSLLPAPCSQFLWSRPEQHRCSKFFLGASIGTLLGLGLCQLFVIPMNITEMRKVQLSYGLAGVTALGWGTSPHFRCASLLVVPKFFGKEGRVYVLSLVLAAIYNGPVANIWHNLEEVTRSLGCVAELQVNHSRMLWHVSTAPLRKRSGQMLNSEVQNISHAFVGLNEEVASEAGYDLWQSQRAKPQLAPSTQQLYETKTKLRCNNVIELGMQHCRDWFDTKYDACMERIFVPLINHLLCLPMKFKFLCHIVKVMNSWCRDKIPVEGNFGQTYDMMNNSVSNLSQEFSASVVFQEEHREMLSVTTNVSAEQLMEEVTSHFQEYSARLGQTFSIFRLVLSFSFILVFITAFSYTKQYCQDISYDNLYITTYFRQIDARRRKECKRTLLPLLRAEASAFIFPCWPMVQPLELQNMVLELLECIPPLLFLLLACTMDHVLVSMLSTIRQHSFTQYSFHSSHHLSIHVMGRSLMARLLRSTIGALNTSSDTLLETSNLVCLPQPRSMSQHQYLSSCLPLAMLALLCLAQVYTYRLRRVIAAFYFPKREKRRVLYLYNKLLQQRLDFIQRQRKRIVQRAQQPPGLGTALVRWCCRHWPCLSRWMRRSCTVCGVRVGPLEPTCPAPACAAQYCLQCWHEAGRVCLACTPPEPSLDADSSDEGAGYMG
- the DCST1 gene encoding E3 ubiquitin-protein ligase DCST1 isoform X4, whose amino-acid sequence is MEPGEAPGRERWAGAEARRRQKPPNTSEIPSTPLPARAARGHREGAGLTPPSPPSPAASGGLAAAGPVQPVPLEPAGAAPLQQVLPGRQHRDPPWPWVPRVLSPHLLVPGPVANIWHNLEEVTRSLGCVAELQVNHSRMLWHVSTAPLRKVMEDMARSGQMLNSEVQNISHAFVGLNEEVASEAGYDLWQSQRAKPQLAPSTQQLYETKTKLRCNNVIELGMQHCRDWFDTKYDACMERIFVPLINHLLCLPMKFKFLCHIVKVMNSWCRDKIPVEGNFGQTYDMMNNSVSNLSQEFSASVVFQEEHREMLSVTTNVSAEQLMEEVTSHFQEYSARLGQTFSIFRLVLSFSFILVFITAFSYTKQYCQDISYDNLYITTYFRQIDARRRKECKRTLLPLLRAEASAFIFPCWPMVQPLELQNMVLELLECIPPLLFLLLACTMDHVLVSMLSTIRQHSFTQYSFHSSHHLSIHVMGRSLMARLLRSTIGALNTSSDTLLETSNLVCLPQPRSMSQHQYLSSCLPLAMLALLCLAQVYTYRLRRVIAAFYFPKREKRRVLYLYNKLLQQRLDFIQRQRKRIVQRAQQPPGLGTALVRWCCRHWPCLSRWMRRSCTVCGVRVGPLEPTCPAPACAAQYCLQCWHEAGRVCLACTPPEPSLDADSSDEGAGYMG
- the DCST1 gene encoding E3 ubiquitin-protein ligase DCST1 isoform X1 produces the protein MEPGEAPGRERWAGAEARRRQKPPNTTLQRAVVSLLPAPCSQFLWSRPEQHRCSKFFLGASIGTLLGLGLCQLFVIPMNITEMRKVQLSYGLAGVTALGWGTSPHFRCASLLVVPKFFGKEGRVYVLSLVLAAIYNGPVANIWHNLEEVTRSLGCVAELQVNHSRMLWHVSTAPLRKVMEDMARSGQMLNSEVQNISHAFVGLNEEVASEAGYDLWQSQRAKPQLAPSTQQLYETKTKLRCNNVIELGMQHCRDWFDTKYDACMERIFVPLINHLLCLPMKFKFLCHIVKVMNSWCRDKIPVEGNFGQTYDMMNNSVSNLSQEFSASVVFQEEHREMLSVTTNVSAEQLMEEVTSHFQEYSARLGQTFSIFRLVLSFSFILVFITAFSYTKQYCQDISYDNLYITTYFRQIDARRRKECKRTLLPLLRAEASAFIFPCWPMVQPLELQNMVLELLECIPPLLFLLLACTMDHVLVSMLSTIRQHSFTQYSFHSSHHLSIHVMGRSLMARLLRSTIGALNTSSDTLLETSNLVCLPQPRSMSQHQYLSSCLPLAMLALLCLAQVYTYRLRRVIAAFYFPKREKRRVLYLYNKLLQQRLDFIQRQRKRIVQRAQQPPGLVSGASLFPPPTPGFRSAMEPAAQPHTVPSLGHSAGALVLPTLALPEPLDAPELHSVRGACGAPGTHLPRAGLRGPVLPAVLARGGTCLPGLHPPGAQPRCRQQRRGRGVHGLRA
- the DCST1 gene encoding E3 ubiquitin-protein ligase DCST1 isoform X5, whose translation is MEPGEAPGRERWAGAEARRRQKPPNTTLQRAVVSLLPAPCSQFLWSRPEQHRCSKFFLGASIGTLLGLGLCQLFVIPMNITEMRKVQLSYGLAGVTALGWGTSPHFRCASLLVVPKFFGKEGRVYVLSLVLAAIYNGPVANIWHNLEEVTRSLGCVAELQVNHSRMLWHVSTAPLRKVMEDMARSGQMLNSEVQNISHAFVGLNEEVASEAGYDLWQSQRAKPQLAPSTQQLYETKTKLRCNNVIELGMQHCRDWFDTKYDACMERIFVPLINHLLCLPMKFKFLCHIVKVMNSWCRDKIPVEGNFGQTYDMMNNSVSNLSQEFSASVVFQEEHREMLSVTTNVSAEQLMEEVTSHFQEYSARLGQTFSIFRLVLSFSFILVFITAFSYTKQYCQDISYDNLYITTYFRQIDARRRKEVLELLECIPPLLFLLLACTMDHVLVSMLSTIRQHSFTQYSFHSSHHLSIHVMGRSLMARLLRSTIGALNTSSDTLLETSNLVCLPQPRSMSQHQYLSSCLPLAMLALLCLAQVYTYRLRRVIAAFYFPKREKRRVLYLYNKLLQQRLDFIQRQRKRIVQRAQQPPGLGTALVRWCCRHWPCLSRWMRRSCTVCGVRVGPLEPTCPAPACAAQYCLQCWHEAGRVCLACTPPEPSLDADSSDEGAGYMG